In Magnetococcales bacterium, one DNA window encodes the following:
- a CDS encoding response regulator transcription factor, whose translation MRLLLVEDDNALAAGVQESLGRAGFAVDVASNGVEAEYLGNEEPYDAIILDLGLPERPGLEVLRNWRKGNNNVPVLILTAWDAWHERVDGFKAGADDYLGKPFHTQELIVRLIALIRRSHGRLQSAVQADGLVLDEQQQCVILSSGELKKLTGTEFRLLRYLMLNPDQPVSKTRLTEHVYEYDEDKDSNVIEVYIKRLRLLLGPERIETRRGQGYVFRSRV comes from the coding sequence GTGCGTCTGTTACTGGTGGAAGACGACAACGCTCTGGCTGCGGGTGTGCAAGAGAGTCTGGGGCGGGCCGGTTTTGCGGTGGATGTGGCCTCCAACGGGGTCGAGGCCGAGTATCTGGGCAACGAAGAGCCGTATGACGCGATCATTCTGGATCTGGGATTGCCGGAACGGCCCGGTCTGGAGGTGCTGCGAAACTGGCGCAAGGGAAACAACAATGTTCCGGTGCTGATTCTGACCGCCTGGGATGCGTGGCACGAGCGGGTGGACGGATTCAAGGCGGGAGCGGATGATTATCTGGGCAAACCGTTTCACACCCAGGAGTTGATCGTCCGGCTGATTGCCCTGATTCGTCGCAGTCACGGCAGGCTGCAAAGCGCCGTGCAGGCGGATGGCTTGGTGCTGGATGAACAGCAGCAGTGCGTGATCCTGTCTTCCGGGGAGCTGAAGAAATTGACCGGAACCGAATTCCGTCTGTTGCGTTACCTGATGTTGAACCCGGACCAACCCGTTTCCAAAACCCGTTTGACCGAACATGTGTACGAATACGACGAAGACAAGGACAGCAACGTCATCGAGGTCTACATCAAACGGTTGCGCCTGTTGCTGGGGCCGGAGCGCATCGAAACCCGTCGGGGCCAGGGCTATGTTTTTCGGAGTCGCGTATGA
- a CDS encoding cation transporter, with protein MMPHGSHGSHGSHGVTSTRDVRYVEAKRVTQVGTAGDTLLTLGKLIIGLMTGSAALVAEGFHSGADLLFDLVVLVGMKIARKKPDEGHPYGHGKFEGLISLLLAVILLLVAVGIVVDAVQRMGSDKLTAPGQMAFWVALISIATKEALFHYTVRVGRKLKSNIIMANAWHHRADSISSFAAMLGIGGALMGYPILDPVAAVAVAFFVSKVGLEIGHDAIKELTDSTEAVDEEIREQINQVIHDIPEVISAHFVTPRQLGPDIIVDVHVVVPMHLTVSEGHQVAEKVKFSLLQHVIAITEVVVHVDTEDDLVSNVPILATRQEIMTWIVGEIPAGQPVLGVIRLQPNYSRKGIHLDLVLKVDESCTFEQIHADVQQLCDRLLNADKGVVEVRTSLRSVEDQRDTE; from the coding sequence ATGATGCCACACGGGTCGCACGGGTCACACGGGTCACACGGGGTCACGAGTACCAGGGATGTCCGTTATGTCGAAGCCAAGCGGGTCACGCAAGTGGGTACGGCGGGTGATACCCTGTTGACCCTGGGGAAACTGATCATTGGCCTGATGACCGGATCGGCGGCCCTGGTGGCAGAGGGATTTCACTCGGGGGCGGATCTGCTGTTCGATCTGGTGGTGCTGGTGGGCATGAAAATCGCCCGCAAAAAACCGGATGAGGGACACCCCTATGGCCATGGCAAATTTGAAGGGCTGATCAGCTTGTTGCTGGCCGTCATTCTGCTGCTTGTGGCGGTGGGAATCGTGGTGGACGCGGTCCAGCGCATGGGCTCGGACAAATTGACCGCACCCGGTCAAATGGCGTTTTGGGTGGCGTTGATTTCCATCGCCACCAAGGAAGCCCTGTTTCATTACACCGTGCGTGTGGGCCGGAAACTAAAATCCAACATCATCATGGCCAATGCCTGGCACCATCGGGCCGATTCGATCTCCTCGTTTGCCGCCATGCTGGGCATCGGGGGCGCCTTGATGGGCTATCCGATTCTTGATCCCGTGGCGGCTGTGGCCGTGGCCTTTTTCGTCAGCAAGGTGGGTCTGGAAATCGGACATGATGCCATCAAGGAGTTGACCGACTCCACGGAAGCCGTGGACGAAGAGATCCGGGAACAGATCAATCAGGTGATTCACGACATCCCCGAAGTGATTTCCGCCCATTTCGTCACTCCCCGGCAGTTGGGACCGGATATCATTGTGGATGTCCATGTGGTGGTGCCGATGCATCTGACTGTTTCCGAAGGCCATCAGGTGGCGGAAAAGGTCAAGTTCAGTCTGTTGCAACATGTGATCGCCATCACCGAGGTGGTGGTGCATGTCGATACCGAAGACGATCTGGTGAGCAATGTGCCCATCCTCGCCACACGACAGGAAATCATGACCTGGATCGTGGGAGAAATCCCGGCTGGTCAACCGGTCCTCGGAGTGATTCGACTGCAACCCAACTATTCCCGCAAGGGGATTCATCTGGATCTGGTGCTGAAAGTGGATGAATCCTGCACCTTTGAACAGATCCATGCCGATGTGCAACAGTTGTGCGACCGCCTGTTGAACGCCGACAAAGGCGTCGTGGAAGTGCGCACCAGTTTGAGATCGGTGGAGGATCAGCGGGACACGGAGTGA
- a CDS encoding cytochrome b/b6 domain-containing protein, which produces MLYDRVTRLLHLMMAIGITGQLLNSLLMIHPKPGRSANAFYALHEIWGQVLLVLLIVHWIWCLVRGGDIPFALLFPWFSPERYGAIREDVKRYVNHVREFRLPDTAQASPLASAIQGLGLIAATLLGVSGTILFFGMEKNGAMSGLVHDIKEVHEVLGSLMWLYLVVHGVMGILHQWSGHGSMGAMIRVWEKNPSSNRSV; this is translated from the coding sequence ATGCTCTATGATCGCGTCACACGACTGCTGCACCTGATGATGGCCATCGGCATCACCGGACAACTCCTGAACTCTTTGCTCATGATACACCCAAAACCGGGACGATCGGCGAATGCATTCTATGCATTGCACGAGATTTGGGGTCAAGTGTTGCTGGTCTTGCTCATCGTTCACTGGATCTGGTGTTTGGTGCGGGGGGGCGACATCCCGTTCGCCTTGCTGTTTCCCTGGTTTTCGCCGGAACGCTACGGAGCCATTCGCGAGGATGTGAAACGGTACGTAAACCATGTGCGTGAATTCCGTCTGCCCGATACCGCTCAAGCCAGTCCCCTGGCCAGCGCCATTCAGGGGTTGGGATTGATCGCCGCCACCCTGTTGGGGGTGAGTGGCACCATTCTTTTCTTCGGCATGGAGAAAAATGGCGCCATGAGCGGATTGGTCCACGACATCAAGGAGGTCCACGAGGTGTTGGGCAGCCTGATGTGGTTGTATCTGGTGGTCCATGGAGTCATGGGTATTTTGCATCAATGGTCTGGCCATGGCAGTATGGGCGCCATGATCCGGGTGTGGGAAAAAAATCCATCCTCCAATCGTTCCGTGTGA
- a CDS encoding PepSY domain-containing protein, whose protein sequence is MVRSGEILPLERILNGDHRVRGKHLIDVELENEKGRFIYEVDVLDEQGSVMEYEFDARTGQFLHEKKKQ, encoded by the coding sequence ATGGTGCGCTCCGGGGAGATCCTGCCTTTGGAGCGCATCTTGAATGGCGATCATCGGGTCCGGGGGAAACATCTCATCGATGTCGAATTGGAAAACGAAAAGGGAAGGTTCATCTATGAAGTGGATGTGCTCGATGAACAAGGATCGGTCATGGAATACGAGTTCGACGCCAGGACCGGACAATTCCTGCACGAAAAAAAGAAACAGTAG
- a CDS encoding EamA family transporter has product MPIWMAFLTLTFIWGSTPLAIQWSQAGMSYSFAVMARIGIGVVLFLLLIPWLKRHPAPSLGQLLVVSLIAGLNLFGSMLCVYWGARYIPSGWISVLFGLGPILTGWMAAAWLKEPFSRQKWIGSLMGLFGLVVIFAHSGIAGENTPIGIAAVILSVVIYAAGNVGIKQWNRDIAPMWVAAGSLWVAFPLFLIVFLLSGEPWPTEALYTRSGLAIVYLGLVGNGLGFVCFYYLLSRVSAANASLVTLSSPAVALWLGVAFNREQIHGGLLLGTILILAGLALFQWGLPGKRLQNAESL; this is encoded by the coding sequence ATGCCAATCTGGATGGCGTTTTTGACACTCACGTTCATTTGGGGCAGCACCCCCCTGGCGATTCAGTGGAGTCAGGCGGGCATGAGTTATAGCTTTGCCGTCATGGCCCGTATCGGTATCGGAGTGGTTCTGTTCTTGTTGCTGATCCCCTGGCTGAAACGACACCCGGCACCCTCCCTGGGACAACTGCTGGTGGTCTCCTTGATTGCCGGGCTCAATCTGTTCGGCAGCATGTTGTGTGTCTATTGGGGCGCTCGCTACATTCCCTCGGGCTGGATCTCGGTGCTGTTCGGGCTGGGACCGATCCTGACCGGATGGATGGCCGCGGCCTGGTTGAAAGAACCCTTCTCCCGGCAAAAGTGGATCGGATCGCTCATGGGGCTGTTCGGACTGGTGGTGATCTTCGCCCACTCCGGCATCGCGGGAGAAAACACCCCCATCGGCATCGCGGCGGTGATTCTCTCCGTGGTCATCTACGCGGCGGGCAATGTCGGCATCAAACAATGGAATCGGGACATCGCTCCCATGTGGGTCGCCGCCGGATCTCTGTGGGTGGCCTTTCCGCTGTTTCTGATCGTGTTTTTGCTCTCCGGAGAACCCTGGCCCACCGAGGCTTTGTATACCCGCTCCGGACTGGCCATCGTCTATCTGGGACTGGTGGGCAACGGGCTTGGATTCGTCTGCTTTTATTATCTGTTGAGCCGGGTCAGCGCCGCCAACGCTTCGCTGGTCACCCTCAGCTCTCCGGCGGTGGCCCTGTGGCTCGGCGTGGCGTTCAACCGGGAACAGATCCATGGCGGATTGCTTCTGGGTACGATCCTGATTCTTGCCGGTCTGGCCCTGTTTCAGTGGGGTCTCCCCGGCAAACGGCTGCAAAACGCCGAATCCCTGTGA
- a CDS encoding M10 family metallopeptidase C-terminal domain-containing protein, producing the protein MTTSNLPTTTDGAWWADKPDATLQQYISTLDSGQHWASSAGTTTITYNIMNQVPNSGELTEAAGFTAFNSTQRAAVPVALQSWSDVANVRFVETSGLANINLGASSTTQGGGTYTRKWISGPTTIARANIWLSTSWASNQQMDPGQYGLTVLIHELGHALGVNHSGNYDAINGQPIEAGRLYGNDDRQHSIMSYFQSPAYLNQHLYPSSPMLMDIATIQAMYGANTTTRTGNDTYVWTDKASFISAIWDAGGTDTINAGNQTLRSIIDLNPGSFSSIGAMPDGSGPAINNLAVAYGVTLENAIGGSGNDTLLGNSVANVLTGGAGDNLFNGRGGNDTLIGGSGTNSYLFEGEWGQDTLIAPSGNNLLTFRDVDRSQLQFSRSADNLIIQGKGSSNQVTVNGYYAAGYSSVLADSAGPFTFSLVTTTAAVSITGASLSVTPVATSGMVASSRTGEKTTGTGSPVILSAIPVSTQNRVSGSDPGDPLILSALAVNHTRRGTSNPEALDAALVTVRDRSGGNGLHDPAAPTMATGQPLATRLAGLRASAILSRDNNQDTPFTVTANAGNHAGQTHRGLALGNDYVGVEGYADKADYSLNFSGDSGHSPDHGLGFHAPLHPLTYRDGTGPGINTFAMVEDPGMSRAPMLGTLVGKS; encoded by the coding sequence ATGACGACCAGCAACCTACCCACCACCACTGATGGGGCTTGGTGGGCAGACAAACCCGATGCCACACTGCAACAATATATCAGCACACTGGATAGCGGACAGCATTGGGCCAGCAGTGCGGGCACCACCACCATCACTTACAACATCATGAATCAAGTCCCCAACAGTGGAGAACTGACCGAGGCGGCCGGATTCACGGCTTTCAACAGCACGCAACGAGCGGCGGTACCGGTGGCACTGCAATCCTGGTCGGACGTGGCCAATGTGCGTTTCGTCGAGACCTCCGGATTGGCCAATATCAATCTGGGCGCCTCTTCCACCACCCAGGGCGGCGGCACCTACACCCGCAAATGGATTTCCGGCCCCACCACCATTGCCCGTGCCAATATTTGGCTCAGCACCTCCTGGGCATCCAATCAGCAAATGGATCCCGGTCAATATGGTTTGACCGTCCTGATCCATGAATTGGGCCATGCCTTGGGCGTCAACCATTCGGGCAACTACGATGCAATCAATGGACAACCCATCGAAGCGGGACGTCTGTATGGCAACGATGACCGACAGCACTCGATCATGTCCTATTTCCAAAGTCCCGCCTATCTGAACCAACATCTCTATCCGTCGTCGCCCATGTTGATGGATATTGCGACGATCCAGGCCATGTACGGTGCCAACACCACCACCCGCACTGGAAACGATACCTATGTCTGGACGGATAAAGCCAGTTTCATCTCGGCGATATGGGATGCCGGTGGCACGGATACCATCAATGCGGGCAATCAGACCCTCCGTTCCATCATTGACCTGAATCCCGGCTCTTTCAGTTCCATCGGCGCCATGCCCGATGGCAGTGGCCCCGCCATCAACAATCTGGCCGTCGCCTACGGCGTCACCCTGGAAAACGCCATCGGTGGCAGTGGCAACGACACCCTGTTGGGCAACAGTGTGGCGAATGTGCTGACCGGCGGAGCGGGAGACAATCTGTTCAACGGTCGTGGCGGCAACGACACCCTCATCGGCGGGAGTGGCACCAACAGCTATCTGTTTGAAGGGGAATGGGGACAGGATACGCTGATCGCCCCCAGTGGCAACAATCTGCTGACCTTCAGGGATGTCGACCGCAGCCAGTTGCAATTTTCCCGCTCCGCGGACAACCTGATCATCCAGGGCAAAGGATCGAGCAATCAGGTGACGGTCAATGGCTATTATGCGGCCGGCTATTCCAGTGTTTTGGCAGATTCTGCAGGCCCCTTCACCTTTTCCCTCGTCACCACGACGGCTGCCGTAAGCATCACCGGGGCAAGCCTTTCGGTAACGCCGGTCGCCACGTCGGGAATGGTCGCCTCATCCCGCACGGGAGAGAAAACGACCGGAACGGGCAGCCCGGTGATCTTAAGCGCCATACCCGTGTCGACCCAGAATCGGGTAAGCGGAAGCGATCCCGGCGATCCTTTGATCCTCTCCGCTCTGGCCGTCAATCACACCAGAAGGGGAACAAGCAACCCGGAGGCCCTGGACGCCGCGCTGGTAACGGTCAGAGACCGCTCGGGCGGAAATGGACTGCACGATCCTGCCGCGCCGACCATGGCAACCGGGCAACCTCTGGCCACCCGTCTGGCTGGCTTGCGTGCCAGCGCCATACTGTCCCGTGACAACAACCAGGACACTCCATTCACCGTGACGGCCAATGCGGGCAACCATGCCGGGCAGACGCATCGGGGATTGGCCCTTGGCAATGATTATGTGGGAGTCGAGGGTTATGCGGACAAAGCGGATTATTCTTTAAATTTCTCTGGCGACAGTGGCCACTCTCCGGACCATGGATTGGGCTTTCATGCGCCACTGCACCCCCTGACCTATCGCGACGGCACCGGACCGGGGATCAACACGTTTGCCATGGTGGAGGATCCCGGCATGTCCAGGGCGCCTATGCTGGGCACTCTGGTCGGCAAAAGTTGA
- a CDS encoding NAD(P)-dependent alcohol dehydrogenase yields MTMNILGYAVQSAEEKLAPYRFERREPRANDVVIEILYCGVCHSDLHQARNDWGGSIYPMVPGHEIIGRVVSVGPEVTRFKSGDRVGVGCMVDSCQHCASCEQGLEQYCEAFPTFTYNALDRHDNRPTFGGYSEKIVVSDQFVVKIPDGMNLAEAAPLLCAGITTWSPLRHWKIGKGSKVAVIGLGGLGHMALKLAHALGADVSLFTRSPGKEQDARRLGAHTVVLSTDEGQMAAVQRQFDLIIDTVPSVHDLNPYLPTLTLNGTLVLVGYLGDLHPMLNTVSLIMGRRSVAGSVIGGIAETQEMLDFCGQHGITSDIEVIRIQEINEAYERMLKSDVKYRFVIDLASLNA; encoded by the coding sequence ATGACCATGAACATACTCGGTTATGCCGTACAGTCCGCCGAAGAGAAGCTGGCCCCCTACCGTTTCGAGCGCCGCGAACCACGTGCCAACGATGTGGTCATCGAAATCCTCTACTGCGGCGTCTGTCACTCGGACCTGCATCAGGCCCGCAACGACTGGGGAGGCAGCATCTACCCCATGGTGCCCGGCCATGAAATCATCGGGCGCGTGGTCAGCGTCGGACCGGAGGTTACCCGTTTCAAGTCAGGGGACCGGGTTGGTGTCGGGTGCATGGTGGACTCCTGCCAGCATTGCGCGTCCTGTGAACAAGGGCTGGAGCAATATTGCGAGGCGTTCCCAACCTTCACCTACAATGCGCTGGATCGCCACGACAACAGGCCCACCTTCGGCGGATATTCCGAAAAAATCGTCGTGTCGGACCAATTCGTGGTGAAAATTCCCGATGGCATGAATCTGGCCGAGGCAGCACCGCTGCTATGCGCCGGAATCACCACCTGGTCGCCGCTGCGCCACTGGAAGATCGGCAAGGGCAGCAAGGTGGCGGTTATCGGCCTGGGCGGGCTTGGCCATATGGCGCTGAAACTGGCGCACGCCTTGGGTGCCGACGTGTCGCTGTTCACCCGTTCGCCGGGCAAGGAGCAGGATGCGCGGCGTCTGGGAGCGCACACGGTCGTGCTCTCCACCGACGAAGGGCAAATGGCCGCCGTGCAAAGACAGTTCGACCTGATCATCGACACCGTGCCAAGCGTCCACGATCTCAATCCCTATCTGCCCACGCTGACGCTCAACGGAACGCTGGTGCTGGTCGGCTATCTGGGGGATCTGCATCCCATGCTCAATACCGTATCGTTGATCATGGGACGCCGATCCGTGGCCGGTTCCGTCATCGGCGGCATCGCCGAAACCCAGGAGATGCTGGATTTCTGCGGCCAGCACGGCATCACCTCCGATATCGAGGTGATCCGGATCCAAGAGATCAACGAAGCCTACGAACGCATGCTCAAAAGTGACGTGAAATACCGCTTCGTGATCGATCTGGCTTCCCTGAATGCCTGA
- a CDS encoding HlyD family type I secretion periplasmic adaptor subunit: MNRDPSMKPDETTSDPVDGDGVIEVVERLYERGQLIFQEGERGDCAYQVVAGQVELFKQSQDGPFRLAILGKGEIFGEMGVIDNTLRNASAQALESLTLRVYSREAFFQLLRQRPESALSVIKMVTARLRQADDNIAHPDRVQTVGAHPSHPSGWWRGWFGDNARRFRRVRLEFQPDAIEIEEQPLPMAARLIFFTLILFFLVGGGWASLAHLDRIVSGEGKLVTRASRIFIQPLDTMIVRSIDVQVGQQVKAGQLLAQLDPTFAEAEAISSQASMQSFAAQVQRLTAELEGETPTQFSKDPGEERLQRGMHESRRLERNSQLLATDETIQELRARLHSTREDHHALQIDLAILMELEKMRHDLLEQGHGSRVAWLETKRQLSTSQRDSMRLLSGVNEIGHKLAAAEAQRGALTGEWRNKDGQELMIAQRELIKLTEVVAKHARMLKLVQLTAPVDAVVLEIAPRTAGSIIRQAEVLLTLIAVDMPLQAEVNISARDIGYLRRGDRARIKLDAIPFQRHGTLDGELLTVSEDIFEEEIAGRKQPIYRARLSLEQKNLRDIPPDFRLIPGMSAIAEIKVGTRSLLSYFFYPIMRTLDSGLREP; this comes from the coding sequence ATGAATCGTGACCCGTCCATGAAGCCTGATGAAACGACCTCCGACCCGGTGGATGGAGATGGGGTGATCGAGGTGGTGGAACGGTTGTATGAGCGGGGCCAACTGATCTTCCAGGAAGGAGAGAGGGGCGATTGCGCCTATCAGGTGGTGGCAGGCCAGGTAGAGTTGTTCAAACAGTCGCAGGATGGTCCGTTTCGCTTGGCGATCCTGGGCAAAGGCGAAATTTTCGGCGAAATGGGCGTGATCGACAACACACTGCGCAACGCCTCTGCCCAGGCCCTGGAGTCGTTGACCCTGCGGGTCTATTCGCGGGAGGCCTTTTTCCAACTGCTGCGTCAGCGTCCGGAAAGTGCCCTGTCCGTGATCAAAATGGTCACGGCGCGGTTGCGTCAGGCCGACGACAACATCGCCCATCCTGATCGGGTGCAGACGGTCGGTGCGCATCCATCCCATCCATCGGGTTGGTGGAGGGGATGGTTTGGCGACAATGCCCGGCGTTTTCGTCGGGTGCGCCTGGAATTCCAGCCGGACGCCATCGAAATTGAAGAGCAACCGCTCCCCATGGCGGCCCGACTGATTTTTTTCACCTTGATCCTGTTCTTTCTGGTGGGGGGAGGATGGGCCTCGCTGGCGCATCTGGATCGCATTGTCAGTGGCGAAGGCAAACTGGTCACACGGGCATCCAGGATTTTCATTCAGCCTTTGGATACCATGATCGTTCGTTCCATCGATGTGCAGGTGGGACAGCAGGTCAAAGCCGGACAATTGTTGGCCCAGTTGGATCCGACTTTTGCCGAGGCCGAGGCCATTTCCAGCCAAGCCTCCATGCAGAGCTTCGCGGCGCAGGTGCAACGACTGACCGCGGAGCTTGAGGGGGAGACGCCCACGCAATTTTCCAAAGATCCCGGCGAGGAACGATTGCAACGCGGAATGCACGAGTCGCGTCGATTGGAGCGGAACAGCCAGCTGTTGGCCACCGATGAGACGATCCAGGAGTTGCGCGCCCGTCTGCACTCGACTCGTGAGGATCATCACGCCTTGCAGATCGATCTGGCCATCCTGATGGAACTGGAAAAGATGCGCCACGATCTGCTGGAGCAGGGTCATGGTTCCCGGGTGGCCTGGTTGGAAACCAAACGGCAATTAAGCACCTCCCAGCGTGACAGCATGCGTTTGTTGAGTGGCGTAAACGAAATCGGTCACAAATTGGCCGCTGCGGAGGCTCAACGCGGCGCCCTGACCGGGGAGTGGCGAAACAAGGATGGTCAAGAACTGATGATCGCCCAACGCGAGTTGATCAAGTTGACCGAAGTGGTGGCCAAACATGCGCGGATGCTCAAGCTGGTACAATTGACGGCTCCGGTTGACGCGGTGGTGTTGGAAATCGCGCCCCGCACGGCGGGTTCGATCATTCGCCAAGCCGAGGTGCTGCTCACCTTGATCGCCGTGGATATGCCGCTTCAGGCGGAGGTGAACATTTCCGCGCGCGATATTGGGTATCTGCGCCGGGGGGATCGCGCCAGGATCAAACTGGATGCCATCCCGTTTCAGCGCCACGGCACATTGGATGGCGAACTGTTGACCGTGAGCGAGGATATTTTTGAAGAGGAGATCGCCGGACGCAAACAGCCAATCTATCGGGCCAGGCTCTCGCTGGAGCAAAAAAATTTGCGTGACATCCCGCCAGATTTCCGTCTGATTCCCGGGATGAGTGCCATTGCCGAAATCAAAGTCGGAACCCGCAGTTTGCTTTCCTACTTTTTTTATCCCATCATGCGCACGCTGGACTCCGGTTTGCGAGAACCATGA
- a CDS encoding peptidase domain-containing ABC transporter: METLSTQQQTALKTLEMVARHHEMDVSVERIIHDYAIGTAPIESRLLLRIAHDLGFKAKKVAMNWDELTRLGAAYPVIARLNNGNSVVLAGLRQKDGVEEAVVADPLADRAGFIFVGRDHFEAMWQHEVILIKRRYRWDDEQQPFGLRWFVPEFLRQGSPFAHVAVAGLSLHAIGLITPLFFQIVIDKVLVHNSEATLTILGIGVVIAIFFESILGFLRNYLLLHTTNKMDIRLASRTFAHLLSLPLTFFENRSSGVIIKHMQQAEVIRNFMTGKLFSTVMDTWALFIFLPALLFYSVTMTMVVVLFSGLVGLTLLVVMPIFQREIERLYRAEGKRQGQLVEVIHGMRTVKSLALEPGLRRSWSDSSAQAITMQMRVGKISISAQAIIGFLEKLLSVVIVWLGAVQVFQGALTVGELVAIQMLAGRVSSPLVQLVSLINEFQKTAMSVRMLGEIMNHPPEQAMTQVGLRPPLQGKITLERLTFHYPGMSVPALNDISLTFGAGSMVGIVGRSGSGKSTLLRLLQGLYLPQQGAIRFDQHDIRELDFSHLRHNLGVVLQESFFFRGTVRENIAQSLPGASFSQVVTAAHLAGADEFIQRLAQGYETLLEENAGNLSGGQKQRLAIARAVLSQPPILIFDEATSALDPESEAIVQDNMSRIAQGRTVIMVSHRLDTLIDADQIFVLEQGEVVDMGTHQALLSREGIYRHLWYKQHRHES; this comes from the coding sequence ATGGAGACTCTCAGCACACAACAACAGACCGCATTGAAAACCCTGGAAATGGTGGCCCGCCATCACGAAATGGATGTCAGCGTGGAGCGCATCATCCACGATTACGCCATCGGCACGGCCCCCATTGAGTCCCGTCTGCTGTTGCGCATCGCCCATGACCTGGGCTTCAAGGCCAAAAAGGTCGCCATGAACTGGGACGAATTGACCCGTCTGGGGGCGGCCTATCCGGTGATTGCGCGTTTGAACAACGGCAACAGCGTGGTGTTGGCCGGTCTGCGTCAGAAAGATGGGGTCGAAGAGGCGGTGGTGGCCGACCCCTTGGCGGACCGGGCTGGATTCATCTTTGTCGGCCGTGACCATTTCGAGGCCATGTGGCAACATGAGGTGATTTTAATCAAACGGCGTTACCGCTGGGACGACGAACAACAACCGTTTGGTCTGCGCTGGTTTGTGCCTGAATTTCTGCGGCAGGGGTCACCTTTCGCCCATGTGGCGGTGGCTGGATTGTCCCTGCACGCCATCGGGTTGATCACGCCGCTTTTTTTCCAGATCGTCATCGACAAGGTGCTGGTACACAACAGCGAGGCGACCTTGACCATCCTGGGAATCGGGGTGGTCATCGCCATTTTTTTTGAGTCGATCCTGGGCTTTTTGCGCAACTATCTGTTGTTGCACACCACCAATAAAATGGATATCCGTCTCGCCTCCCGCACCTTCGCGCATCTGCTGTCACTCCCCCTGACCTTTTTCGAGAACCGCTCCTCCGGTGTGATCATCAAGCATATGCAGCAGGCCGAGGTGATCCGCAATTTCATGACCGGAAAACTCTTTTCGACGGTCATGGATACCTGGGCCTTGTTCATCTTCCTGCCGGCGCTGCTGTTTTACAGCGTGACCATGACCATGGTGGTGGTACTTTTTTCCGGGCTGGTGGGGCTAACGCTGCTGGTGGTGATGCCCATCTTTCAGAGGGAGATCGAACGGCTCTATCGTGCCGAGGGCAAACGGCAAGGACAACTGGTCGAGGTGATTCACGGCATGCGCACGGTCAAATCCCTGGCCCTGGAGCCGGGATTGCGGCGCAGTTGGAGCGACAGTTCGGCCCAGGCCATCACCATGCAGATGCGGGTGGGCAAAATCTCCATCAGCGCGCAAGCGATCATCGGTTTCTTGGAGAAATTGTTATCCGTGGTGATTGTCTGGCTTGGGGCGGTGCAAGTCTTCCAGGGCGCGCTCACTGTTGGAGAATTGGTGGCCATTCAAATGCTGGCTGGACGGGTCAGCTCCCCGCTGGTGCAACTGGTGTCGCTGATCAATGAATTCCAGAAGACGGCCATGTCGGTACGCATGCTGGGTGAGATCATGAATCACCCGCCGGAACAGGCCATGACCCAGGTGGGGTTGCGTCCGCCCCTGCAGGGAAAAATCACCCTGGAAAGGCTGACATTCCACTATCCGGGCATGTCGGTGCCAGCACTCAACGACATCTCGCTGACCTTTGGCGCCGGCAGCATGGTCGGAATTGTGGGACGTAGCGGTTCCGGGAAAAGCACGCTGTTGCGTCTGCTACAGGGGCTGTATCTGCCGCAACAAGGGGCGATCCGCTTTGATCAGCACGACATCCGGGAGTTGGATTTTTCTCATTTGCGCCACAATCTGGGGGTGGTGTTGCAGGAGAGCTTCTTTTTCCGTGGCACGGTGCGCGAAAACATCGCGCAATCGTTGCCAGGAGCCTCGTTCAGCCAAGTGGTGACCGCCGCCCATCTTGCCGGCGCCGATGAATTCATCCAGCGTCTCGCCCAAGGCTATGAAACCCTCCTGGAAGAGAATGCCGGAAACCTTTCCGGCGGACAAAAGCAACGTCTGGCCATTGCCCGGGCAGTGCTGTCCCAGCCGCCCATCCTGATTTTCGACGAGGCGACCAGCGCCCTGGACCCGGAAAGCGAGGCGATCGTGCAGGACAATATGAGCCGGATCGCGCAAGGGCGGACCGTAATCATGGTCTCGCATCGTTTGGACACGCTGATTGACGCCGATCAAATTTTTGTCCTGGAGCAAGGGGAGGTGGTGGATATGGGTACCCATCAGGCGTTGCTCTCCCGGGAAGGAATTTATCGCCATTTATGGTACAAGCAGCATCGTCATGAATCGTGA